In the Alphaproteobacteria bacterium genome, CTTCTGGATAGCCTTGGGCCGCTGCTCTTGCTTCGAGAATCGAGTCAATGCCGTACGACGAAGTGTGTGCGGCGTTATGCGGCCCGGGTCGAGCTCGGCTCCGATAACGCACCGCTGAAACGGTCGGCTCATCTGTTCAACATGCCCGCTCTTAGAGCGCTTGCTCGTGAAC is a window encoding:
- a CDS encoding phage integrase family protein, with product MAEDPDGWMFTSKRSKSGHVEQMSRPFQRCVIGAELDPGRITPHTLRRTALTRFSKQEQRPKAIQKLSGHRSLTALRRYTHPSDEQVDAALDRMSETVTAHEQGSVAKLRKS